In Podospora pseudoanserina strain CBS 124.78 chromosome 5, whole genome shotgun sequence, a single window of DNA contains:
- a CDS encoding hypothetical protein (CAZy:CBM18; COG:O; EggNog:ENOG503PDKW) produces MRASWATLLGLLAGNLGGVLSQSPGDPPAWQTGVLTDDGSCGPNSLEDYVCTPTWGACCGADGRRHTKNSQQGYGNCNIPWTGVPSPDGSCGYPNLYNCTNSGFGSCCSSTNWCGDSPGHCGAGCQSLFGICTESNVSTDGSCGPANGKTCTGSGFGDCCSAGGWCGGASDHCGAGCQSGFGTCTGGSGSISTDGECGTRNGKTCTGSGFGNCCSQNGFCGSTTDHCSAGCQSGFGTCSGGSGSISTDGTCGYVNKKTCIGSGFGNCCSSSGNCGTTTAHCGAGCQSSYGTCNSGSGTISTDGKCGSNGKTCTGSGFGNCCSSSGNCGGTVDHCAVGCQPSFGTCLSGSGSISTDGKCGSNGKTCVGSAFGNCCSATGNCGGTANHCGQGW; encoded by the exons ATGCGCGCTTCATGGGCCACCCTATTAGGGCTCCTCGCCGGGAACCTCGGCGGTGTCCTATCCCAGAGTCCCGGGGACCCTCCAGCATGGCAAACGGGCGTCCTCACCGACGATGGCAGCTGTGGCCCTAACTCATTAGAGGACTACGTTTGCACGCCTACCTGGGGAGCCTGCTGTGGTGCCGATGGACG AAGACACACCAAAAACAGCCAGCAGGGCTACGGCAACTGCAATATCCCTTGGACTGGCGTCCCTTCCCCCGACGGCTCTTGTGGCTATCCCAACTTGTACAACTGCACCAACTCAGGCTTTGGTTCCTGCTGCTCATCTACCAACTGGTGCGGAGACTCGCCTGGACACTGCGGTGCCGGCTGCCAATCTCTTTTCGGCATCTGCACTGAGTCCAACGTCAGTACTGACGGCTCGTGTGGCCCTGCAAACG GCAAGACCTGCACTGGTTCTGGCTTTGGAGACTGCTGCTCGGCAGGAGGATGGTGTGGCGGTGCCAGTGATCACTGTGGTGCAGGTTGTCAGTCTGGTTTTGGCACATGTACCGGCGGGAGCGGTTCCATCTCGACTGACGGGGAGTGTGGGACAAGGAATGGCAAAACTTGTACGGGCTCTGGCTTTGGAAACTGCTGCTCTCAGAATGGCTTCTGTGGTAGCACGACGGATCACTGTAGCGCTGGTTGTCAGAGCGGGTTCGGGACCTGCAGCGGTGGAAGTGGTTCCATCTCGACCGATGGTACATGCGGCTATGTGAACAAGAAGACGTGCATAGGCTCAGGATTTGGTAATTGCTGCTCGTCCAGCGGCAACTGCGGTACCACTACTGCGCACTGCGGTGCCGGCTGCCAAAGCAGCTACGGGACATGCAACAGCGGTAGTGGCACTATTTCCACCGACGGCAAGTGCGGATCCAACGGGAAGACTTGCACAGGCTCAGGATTTGGAAACTGCTGTTCGTCGTCTGGTAACTGCGGTGGAACAGTGGACCACTGTGCCGTGGGCTGCCAGCCCAGCTTTGGCACTTGCTTAAGTGGAAGCGGGAGCATTTCGACTGATGGAAAATGCGGCTCCAATGGAAAGACGTGTGTGGGATCGGCGTTTGGGAACTGTTGTTCAGCAACTGGGAATTGTGGCGGAACTGCTAATCACTGCGGTCAAGGATGGTAA